The Bremerella cremea DNA segment CAGCAGGATCAGCAGCAGGATCAGCAGCAGGACCAGCAGCAGGACCAGCAGCAGGACCAGCAGCAGGACCAGCAGCAGGACCAGCAGCAGGACCAGCAGCAGGACCAGCAGCAAGCTGGTGGTGCTCAGGAGAATCCACAGCAAGAGCAACCTCAAGACCAAGAAGCTCAGCCCAGTGCGGCTCAGCAGTCTGGTCAAGACGATACCCAAGCGATGGAAGAAGCTCGTCCCATGACCAAAGAAGAAGCTCAGAAAATGCTCCAGGCGGTTCGTGACCGCGAGCTAATGCGTCGTTTGCAACATCAACAAGAAAAACAGCGCCGGTACGTTCCTGTGGATCGAGACTGGTAAAGCGAAACGGTACCCCCAATGGCAAGACTTGGAATCGTCAACAACCCATTTAACCCGAGTGCAAAGATGAAACCTCGAACCCTAATGACCGCCCTGGTTGCTCTCGTCGCCGTCGCGATCGGCTCGGTGGCCACGTCAGCTCATGCCGCAGACCTGCAAGCTGCTTTGTCGTCGCGTGAAGCGTACGTCGGAGCGCCGATCATGCTGCACCTGGAAGTCGCCAACGCGTCGTCGCACGACGAGCCGACGATTCCCGAGGTTCGCGGTCTCGACATTCAAGCCGCCGGTCCACCTAGCCGCAGCACGCAAACGACCATCATCAACGGTCGTCGCTCCAGCCGCACATCCGCCACTTACACGTGGCGGATTACGCCTCGGCAAGCAGGTTCCTTCGAGATTCCTCCGATCGATCTCCAAGTGGATGGGCAAGTTCGCTCGACACGTCCCTTGCGTTTCGTTGCTACCAAAAGCGAAACAGGAGACTTAGTGTTCGCCGAAGTCACCGGCCAACAAACAGAGATCTACGTCGGCCAGCCGTTAACGCTCACCTTGAACTTGTGGATCAAGCCCTATCATAACAACGAGTTCGACTTGACGTTGTCGGAAGAAAATATGTGGCAGATGATCTCCGAGCATACCAATTGGGGTGCTTTCACCGAACGCATGACCGAACTCGCCGAGAACCGCCAACGTCCTGGCGGCAAGGAAGTGCTACGGGCAGATTCTCAAGGGGACGAACGTGCCTACTACTTGTACCAAATCGAAGCGACCATCTACCCGAAACGGCCTGGACAGATCGAAGTGGATGACCTTCAAATCGTGGTCGATTACCCGACTCGCTTGGGCAAATCACGCGATCCGTTCGGTTCGATGTTCGACGATGACTTCTTCGGTGGCATGTCTCCCTTTGCGGATCGCGACTTCTCGCCGTTCCGCCGGAACACGCTGTCGGTGACGGCCAGTCGTCCGGTGGTTGCCGAAGCGACCGTTGCTCCGATTGAAGTTAAGCCCGTCCCAACCGCCGGTCGGCCTGCCGACTATCGCGGAACCGTGGGACAATATCAAATCGTGACCCAGGCGTTGCCAACCGATGTCAAAGCTGGGGATCCGATCACCTTGCACATTGGTATCCGCGGCGATGGCCCGATGGAACTGGTCCAAGCTCCGCCGTTGGCTGCCTTGCCGCAACTGACCGCAGACTTCAAAGTGGCCAACGAACCCTTGGCTGGCCTGGTGGAAGGGGATACGAAGCTGTTCACCACCACCATTCGTCCGCGTCGGGAAGGAATCACCGAGATTCCAGCCATTCCGCTCACCTTTTTCGATCCCGCGAAGGAAGAGTTCGTCACCGTGAAGAGCGAACCGATTTCCATCCACGTCAGCAAAGCCGAGCGTTTGGCGCTCGACTCGATCGTGGGCAATGCCAATCCACAAGATCGTGCAACAAACCCTGAAGCGTCCGCTTCCCCCACGCTCGATCTGCAAAACTACACCAGCAACGACGCCTTGGTCACCGCCAGCTCGCAAGCCAATTGGCCCTGGGCTTTGGTGATCGTGTTGCCCCCCCTGGCAGTGGCGGCTGCTTGGCTGATGAAAAACCACGGGCACCTCGTCTCGCCAAGCGGTAGCCCGCTGCAACAGCGAATCCGTGCGGCTCGTCACTCGCTGCAAGCTGCCGACTCCACGGCAGAAGTTGCCTCGGTCGCCAACGGCTTCGCCGCCGAGGTTCGAGGGTCCGCTCCGTCAGCACAGCTCAACCAGTTGGTGAATCTGTGCGATCAAGCCGCCTACAGCGGTTCAAGCGATCAACAGTTGTCCACGCTGAAAAGCCAGGCCACGGACTTGCTCGATCAGATGGCCCAGGCCGCAACGCAAAGTGCCCCGCGATCGTCGGCACCTCGTTTTGGTCGCCGCCAAATGATTGCTACCGCCTGCTTGGTGTTGGCAGTCCTGGCCGTTGCCGTGCCGGTTGCCAGCCACTTCGCAGGACAAGGCAAAAATGAAGACGCCTTGGCCCAAGCCCCGGCAGAGCCACAACCGGCAATGCCGAAACTGAGCGATCAGCAAATGAGTGTCATCTTGGCCGAAGCAAACGAAGCCTACCAAGCAGGCCAGAAAGCATCCGCCGAAGATGCTGCGGCCGCCAAGGAAGACTTCGCCAAAGCGGTGACTAAGTATGGTCAGCTGGTCGAAAACGGTGTGCAAAACACGAACCTGTACACGAACCTGGCCAATGCTCAGCTTCAACTCGGAGCCACCGGCAAAGCGATTGCCAACTACGAACGCGCGTTGAATCACGACGCCTCGAACTGGCAAGCTCGCAACAACCTGTCGATCGCTCGTACCTCGCTTAACGGCGGTATGAACGAACCCCAAACGGCAACTTCGCTTGGTAGCGTGCTAAGCCAAACGGCCCAAAAGCTGCAAGCGATGACGCCTCCACTGGTGACCACAACCGTGTGCGTGACCCTGTGGCTGGCCTTGTGCTTGGTGCTGCTGGGTTCGCTGGTCCATCCTGGCCGCTACTGGAAAACAGCCTCGATTTCGCTGGCTTGTTTACTGCTGGTCGGCGTTGGGGTGGCAAACCTGGAACGCTTGACGACCGCCGACGAACCAGGAGCGATTGTTGCCAGTCAAACGGCTGTGCTCCGTGAAGCCCCCGGCGATCAGTTCCCAGCAATCGGCAACGAGACGCTTAAGGAAGGGGAATCGCTCGATGTGCTGAAGGTCGACGGCAACTGGGTGCAAATCCAGACTCCTGACGGAGCAACCGGGTGGGTGGCGAACCCAGACGTGGAGCTTTTGTAAGAGTCCCCCAAGAAGTTAGTACCGCAGTGTGGCAACTTCTGCGGTTTGCAAACGGCGAGAGGGTTCATCTCCTACCCTCTCGCCGTCTTTTTATTTCTTGCCGAGGATCGTCTGCGAATTGCCGCTTTCCCCTTTTTATTCCCTATCGGATTTGCCGCTGTCCCGGTAAAATCAACCGATTCCAGGGCACTCTTTCCACTTCACTGGGTGAAACGCGAATTCGATGGGCGATTCTTCTGCTGCTGCGATAGCGACACGACCGGAACTTTTGGCTCCGGCAGGGGACTGGGATTGTGCCCGGGCCGCAATTGCCAACGGGGCAGACGCGATCTACTTCGGTCTCGAAACCGGCTTCAATGCCCGGGCCAGGGCGAAGAACTTCTCGCTCGACGACCTTCCCCAGTTGATGGAGATGCTCCACTGGCATGGCGTCCGCGGTTATACCACCGTCAACACGCTAACCTTCTCGGACGAACTAACCACCATCGAGCCCATCATCCGCCGCATCGCTGAAGCAGGCACCGATGCCGTGCTGGTCCAAGACCTCGGCTTAGTCGATCTCATTCGCCGCACCGCCCCGGATCTGCCCATTCATGCGTCGACCCAAATGACGATGACCAGCGCCGAGTGCATCGCGGAGATTGAAGATCTCGGCATCGAACGGGTTGTGCTCGCCCGGGAACTCTCGGTTAACGAGATCAGCAAGATCCACGAAAACACGACCATGCCGCTGGAAGCGTTTGTTCACGGGGCTTTATGTGTCGCTTACAGCGGGCAATGTCTCACCAGCGAATCGCTCGGCGGACGCAGTGCCAATCGCGGCCAGTGCGCGCAGGCATGCCGCTTGCCCTACGAGTTGATCTGCGATGGCACCGACATCGACCTGGGGGATCAAAAGTATTTGCTCAGCCCGCAAGACCTGGCCGCGTATGCCTTGGTGCCGGAACTGCTGGCCGCTGGGGTCGTATCGCTAAAGATTGAAGGGCGGCTGAAAACGCCAGAGTATGTCGCCAACATCACCCGGCATTACCGCCAAGCAATCGACTCGGCTCTGGCTGGCAAACCGGTGACGTTCACGCCTCGCCAGGTCGAAGAGATGGAGCTCTCCTTTTCGCGCGGCTTTTCCCCCGGTTGGCTGCAAGGCTGCGATCACAAGATGCTGGTCCCTGCCACCAGCAGCGCCAAACGGGGCGTGCTGGTCGCCGAAGTGGTGGCAATTGACGATCGGCGTAAACGGGTCAAGCTCGAACTCTTTGGCCGCTTGAAAGCGGGCGATGGAATCGTCTTTCAAGGCGATCGCGCCGCCGGGAAAGAGCAGGGGGGACGCGTCTTCACCGTCAGCCAAAAAGGACGCCGCGTCACCGGCGAAGTCGCCAGCGGCGTGGTCGAAGTCGACTTCCCCCGCGGTTCGGTCGACTTTCAATTCCTGCAGCCAGGCCTGCAAGTTTGGAAAAGCGACGATCCAGCCCTCACCCGCGAGCTACGCAAATCGTTCAGCGGCGAACTGCATGGCCGCGACCTTCCCCTCACGATCGAAGCCTCAGCCCGCGTCGGTCAACCGCTACGTATTGTGGTCAACTGCGAAACGCTCGGCACCTTCTCCCTGCAAACCGAACAACCGCTGGAAGAAGCCCGAAAGCACCCACTAAGCGAAGCTTCGCTGCAAGAACAACTCGCGCGGCTGGGTGGTAGCGGCTATATCCTCAGCCAACTTTCCGCCAAGATCGCTGGCAACCCGATGGTTCCGCTGAGCATCCTCGGCAAGCTCCGCAAGGAGATGGTCGCCCAACTCGATGAAGCCCGACACACAATGGCCAAACGCGGCCGTGAAATCACCGGCGACCTGGTTCTCGGTCCTCTCCGAGCCGATGTCGAACCAGCCCGCGTCGAACCGACCGAACCCCAACTGATCGTCCTGACACGTTCCCTGCATCAACTGGAAGCGGTGTTGGCTACCGGCATGAAGACCGTGTATGCCGACTTCCAAGACATTCGCGAGTACAAACAGGCCGTTCCTTTGGCGCGGGAAGCCGGCGCCCAGACATGGCTGGTCACGCCCCGCATTCAAAAGCCGGGCGAGATGGGCATCTTCAAAGCAATGGCCAAGCATGCTCCCGATGGAATCGTTACGCGAAATCTGTCTGGGCTGAAGTTCTTCACGCAACTCGGCCTGCCCTGCGTGGCCGACTTTTCGTTCAACGCGGCGAACGAGCTGACCGTCGATTCGCTGCGTCAGCGCGGGGCGATTCGCGTCACGCCGTCGTACGATTTGAATCGCGACCAATTGTTGGTCATGGCCGAAAACTGTGCTGCCCATCTGTTGGAACCAGTCATTCACCAGCACATGCCAATGTTCCACATGGAGCACTGTGTCTTCTGTAGTGTCCTTTCCCCCGGTACCAACAAGACCAACTGCGGTCGCCCCTGCGACGAGCACGAAGTCAAGCTGCGCGATCGCGTCGGGGCCGAGCATCCCTTGAAAGCGGACGTCGGTTGCCGCAACACGCTGTTCAACAAAACGCCGCAAAGTGGTGCCGAAATTGTGCAGCCGCTGATCGAGCTAGGCGTACGGAACTTCCGTGTCGAACTGCTGAACGACGATCCGCCACACGAAATTGCCCGCGTGATCGATCTGTACCGAGACCTTCTCGCTGGCCGTGTCACGGGCGAAGAAGTTTGGTCGAAGCTCAGCGCACTCAATCGCGTGGGCGTAACGCGTGGTACACTAGAACATGACCGCGACCCGTTAGCGATCATTTGATTCGTCCCTCGCAAAGGACCGTTCGATGGCACGTCCCTGGACCGAATGCCAAGAATTGATCGTGGCAACCTCGAACCCGCACAAGGTGCGCGAGCTGAGCTCGCTGCTGATCCCGCTTCGCATCCCGGTGCTGGCATTACCATCCGATATGACGTTCGCCCCGATTGTCGAAGATGGTACCACCTTGGCCGAGAACGCTCGCAAGAAAGCGATTGGCTATGCTAGTCAACTGCAACGCTGGGTCCTGGCGGACGATACCGGGCTGGAAGTCGACGCCCTGGGAGGTGCCCCTGGCGTCCATTCGGCCCGCTACGCCGGCGAAAACGCCACTGCAGCAATGAACCTGGCTCGGCTGATCGAGCACATGCAAGATATTCCTGAAGAAGCCCGGGCGGCTCGTTTTGTCTGCCACTTATGCCTGGCCGATCCATCCGGCAACCTTCTGTTGGAAACCCGTGGGATCTGCCCCGGTAAGATCTTAGAGCAACCACTCGGATCGGCTGGCTTTGGTTACGACAGCTTGTTTCAAGTTGCCGGCCTGCAGCAAACCTTGGCCCAACTTAGCGAAGACCAAACAGCGGTGGTCGGCCATCGTGGCCATGCGGCCCGCTCTCTGGTAGAAGCTTGGCATGCATGATCCAATAGCCTAGCCAAGAAATTATCGCAACCGCTAACCAACCAACTGCCGCAAAGCAAACAAGATATAGCGGCGTCGCTCTGCGGATAACAACGTTCCGAAGTGAACATCTCCTCGGTCGCAAAAAAGCGTGATCTGTTTCATTGGCTTGTCGTTCATCTCGGCCCCGGAATCGGTTTCCTCGATCCGTTTTACCTCGGACCAGCGAAACCGACTTTTCCAACCAAGTGGGCCGACCCCGAAGAAGACGAGGCCGATATCTTGGTCCATTGCGTCGCTGTGAATAACCGTTTTGCCAAATAAAAGCAGGACTGCGCTTCCCGCTAAGAACAACGTTGCGATGACAAACGGAATTCCCAAGAATATCTGCGCATATTCCGAATCTCCTTCTGCCGACTCTAGTCCAAAGAAGATAACCAACGTGGACAAGGCAAACACCACTGTAAAGATGGCGATAAAATAGCCTGTCCAACTGCGAATGGTCGCCGTTATCTGCCATCCCAGCACGTCGTTTTCGTAACGGACACCAGGGGGCGGTTGCCGTAGATCGAATCCCTCTGGGATTTCCGCTGTGGCAACAGCCTCTGGCTTTTTGCCCAACAACTCCGAGATCGAACTTCGCTCGCCGCACCGCGGGCAAACGGCCTCGTTCGAGTTGATGTCCATTTTATCAGCTGGCAGTTCCGTCTCGCACTGGGGACATTGAAGCTTCATAGGTTTGCTCTCAATACGTTCGATTCGACAGCAATTGCCTCAAGGCATGCAGCACATAGCGGCGACGTTGCTCGGAAAGCATCGAGCCGAAATGAATGTCTCCTTTGTCGCGCACCAAGGTCAACTGCTTGGCGTTATTACCACTGGATCCTTCTTCAACTCGCAGCACTTCCGACCAACGAAATCGCGTCGTCCAGCCAATTGGGCCGATCCCTAAAAAGATACTGCCGGCATCCTCGTCCATGTCGTCGCTGCGAATGACCGTTCGCCCCACGACACTCAACAGGGCAATCGAACCGAACAGAAGCGTTCCCAACAGAAATGGAATGCCAAACAACGATTGCATTAACTCGAACTTGCCGTTGAAGATTTGCGTGCCGTAGATTCCCCCCAGCGAACCTCCCGACCAAACGCACATAAACGGCACCAAGAAGAAGGCCGCCCCGTTGCGAGTTGTCGCTGCAATGCGCCACCCCAAGCCGTAATTTTCGTAGCTAATCCCAGGCGGAGTTTGATGGATATCGAACGAATCTGGCGCGTCGGTCACCCAGCCAGCGTTGCGAATGGTGACCGGCTCGGTCCCTAATAAGGTCGAGATATTAAATGCCTCGTCGCATTCTCGACAAACGGCCACATCAGCCGCAACGTTCATTTGACGAGCAGGAAGCAGGAGATCGCATTTGGGACATTTCAGCTTCACGATACTAGTTCCCTACGTCGAGCCGACCGGCATCGCCAACTGGCTGGCCTCTGGATCGGAACTCTCCGCCCCATCCGTCGACGACAACACGACCACGAATTCCGGATAAAGCTGCGTAAACTCATCGATCGCCACAATTGCCTCACGACACGCTTCGGAGCGGGCCAACAGCACGGCAGCGACAAAGCTACCTGCCACAATCGCCACCAACAACAACCAGACCGGTAACTGCAAAAAGAAAAACGCAAACAGGCAAGCCACGATGCCTAAAAACGAGGCCTTGGATAGCAATTGCTGCCAATGCAAAATTCGATAACGCCGCTTCCCCAACCGCTCGATCAGCCAACGGCGAGTGAACGCCGGAGGAATAAACGTACGGTAGACGGTGCCGTGGTAGGTTCCCTCAGGAATTGCCATCGGCGTAAACAACCCTTCGTATTCGTCCGATAGCTGCGGTTCTTGCTCGCCTACGCATTCTAAGCCGCCAAAAAAAGTCGGCCCTTTCACGTGGACGTCGGAATAGTTTTCCTCTTCTCCCAGAAAATCTTTGAGCGGAGCAGGGGGGATCTCGTCTACGTAAACGGAAACCGTAAACTGTCCGTCCCCATCGTTAAGAAACCAGATAATTCGTCCTTCTTCGGCCATCTTGTCCAAGAAGGTGACCGGATCCTCCTCCAACAGCGTCTCTGCATTCTCAGGAAGGTTCTCTGGCCAATACAAGACCATATTTCCCCCTTCAGTTCCGCCGCTGCCAGAATAGTGCGTCATTGCTGCCTATCTTCGCCTTAAATCAATCAATATTGTCAACTTGCCGTAATTTACCACAACTGGCTGCCGCTGTTGGGGGCCCCTCACAGGTTCGTATTGCTTGAAATGGGGGATTTCGTTAAGAACGCTACCCAAGCTGGCTGCTGGTGGATGAACCGCGTCTGCCTTTCTCACTTAAACTTCGCAACTTGTCCATGAAAATTCTCCAAATCATCTCTGGCTTCGGCGTCAATGGAGCGATTATCCAGTGCCTTCGGCTGGCCGTCGCCCAAGCAGAACGTGGCCACGAGGTAATCCTGGTAGGACGCAATGATTCATGGATTCAGCAACAACTAGAAGGGACCGGAGTTCGCTTCATGCCGTCGCGGCTCAAACGTTGGCCGCTGCGTGATTTGCGAGAGATGGCTCGCTGGATCGACGCCGAGCAAGTCGATATCGTCCACACCCATAACACCAGTGCCCAGATCTTTGGGCTGATGCTCAAGCTATTCACGAAAATCCCCGTGGTTGCCACGGCGCATCACACCAAGATGCACGCTTATTGGGCGTTGAAAGATTTCGTGATCGCCAATTCCGATCATACCCGCCAAATGGAGCTGACCTGGAATCGGGTTCACCCCAAGAAGGTAGAAACGGTCCGGGCCCTGATCGATCATGCCCCGATCCCTGAAAATAGTGAACAACTCCGGCAACAATGGCGAGAGGATAACGACTTCTCGCCCAGTGATAAGCTGATTGGGATTGTGGGGGATGTTTGTCCGCGTAAAAACCACCTGCTGCTTCTTAAGGCCCTGCCTGAAGTTTTACGGCAAGTGCCCGAGGCCAAAGTAGCCGTGATCGGCAATCGTTGCCCGATCTACATCAAAAAGGTTCGCTCGCAAGTCAAGCGGCTGGGGCTGAAACAAGCGTTTCGCTTTATCAATTTCCAAGCCGATATCCCAGCCGTGATGCGGGCAATCGATCTACTGGTGGCCTGCCCCACGCAGGAAGCCTTTGGCTTGACGCCCCCAGAAGCGATGGCAGCCGGCAAACCGGTCGTTGCCACACGTATCGGCGGCTTGGTAGAAAGCGTGGCTCACGGCGTGAACGGCTTGCTCGTCCCGAGCCAAAATGCCCCAGCGCTATCGCAAGCAATTATCCAGGTGCTTTCCGACGACCAACTGGCTCAGCAGTTTGGCCAAGCGGGCCAGGCACGTTTTCAAGAAATGTTCGATAACGATCGCAACGTTATCCGCCACGAAGAAATCTATTCGGATGTCATTCGCCGCGTGATGAAACGGGAAGTCGCTTCATTGAAGATCTCCCCCGTCCTACCTACGGCTCCGATTCTGCCTCGCAAGATCACTTCTGCGCTCTAAACTGTACATAGAGTTCTCCCTCATTATTGTTTCCGCGCGCCCTCGCGGAATAATAACCGTGGTCGTTTGATAACTTCCGCTGCCCGGAAGACTTGCACCATTTTTGCCTAGAGAATTTCCGCATGAATGCCCCATCCCAACCAAGCGTCTTTGCTGGTGCCATCTCTCGGCTTGATAAAGCTTTCCTTTACGCCGATATCGACGCCGAGGCTCTCGAACGTCTAAAACACCCTAAACAAATCTTACAAGTCTCGATTCCCGTGCGGATGGACGATGGTTCGTTGCGTGTCTTTACCGGCTACCGCGTTCGCCATGACGACACCCGCGGGCCAACCAAGGGAGGGCTACGTTACTCCCCTCACGTCGATCTCGAAGAAGTCAAAGCATTGGCGTTTTGGATGACGTTCAAGTGTGCCGTGATGAACATTCCCTACGGCGGCGCCAAAGGAGGCATCTGCGTTAACGCCAAAGAGCTTTCACGCTTGGAACTCGAACGACTCTCACGCGGGTTCGTCGAACAGATCGCCGATTTTATTGGACCTGAAACCGACATCCCTGCCCCAGACATGTACACCAACCCGATGATCATGGGTTGGATGATGGACGAGTACTCGAAAATCAATCGGCGTCGCACACCTGCGGTCATTACCGGCAAACCAATTCCCCTCGGCGGAAGCCAAGGCCGCGACGAAGCCACTGGGCGGGGTGCTTACTACTGCATCAAAGAACTGGCCAAAAAGCGGGACTGGGACCCCACGCAAATTCAAGTCGCGATCCAAGGCTTTGGCAACGCAGGCCAAAGTATCGCTCGCCTCTTACATGCCGATGGCTACCGAGTCGTGGCCGTCAGCGATTCGCAAGGAGGGATTTACAAAGCCGATGGATTCGACGTGCCGAGCTTGATTCAAAACAAGAATCAATCCCGCCGGCTCCAAGCCGTCTACTGTAGTGGTTCGGTTTGCGAGGCGATCCAGGCCAAGACAATCACCAACGAAGAACTCTTGCAACTGGATGTCGACCTCCTGATTCCGGCTGCCCTGGAAGAAGTGATCACCGCCCACAACGCGGCCAACATCAAGGCCGACGTGATCGTGGAAGTCGCCAACGGCCCCATCACCAGCGAAGCAGATGAAATCTTGCACGAGAAAAAGATCTTGATCGTTCCCGATATCCTAGCCAACGCCGGGGGCGTCACGGTTAGCTACTTCGAGTGGGTGCAGAACCTACAGGGTTTCTATTGGCCTCTTGACGAGGTGCAGCATCGACTTTGCGAGATGATGTGCCGCGAGTTCGCGCATATCTACGACTGGATGATCGAAAAGAAGATCGATATGCGCACGGCAGCCTATGCCGTGGCCCTTTCCCGCATCGGCGAAGCGATCTCTTCGCTGGGAACGGCGCGGTACTTTTCCGACAACGATTCGTAAAATTATACATTTAGACGGTTGGCATTGCGTGCGGCTTCTATCAAAATGGAACGGCATGGGGCAGTATCGAAGAAGGTGCTGGTCCAATTGCCCTTAACCGCGAGGACTTCGATGCCCAATTTTTCCGCTCGTCTGGCCCTACTAACCACCACGATTTTCGCGTTGATTTCGCCTCTGTTGCTGGGGCAGGAACCGGCTGCCGAAAACAGTGCCTCGGCCAAGCTGCATGCCTTGTTCGAGGAAGACTGGCAGTGGCGAATGGACAACTACCCCACTTGGGGCACCGCCTTAGGGGACAAACGGGGCAACGATCGCTGGACCGATATGTCGCGCGAGGCGATCGATCTTCGCCAGAAGCATCCGCACGAACTGCTGGAAAAGCTCAAACAAATTGATCCGAGCCAACTCAGTGGGCAAGATCTCCTTTCGTACGAATTGTTCGAGTACGAACTCAACAACGAACTTGCAGGCGAGAAGTTTCCTGCCGAGCTCTTGGCCCTCGACCAGCTAGATGGTCCCCAATTTCGCTTGCCGCAGACGGCCGAGCAAATGCCTTTCGACACCGTCGAAGACTACGAAAACTATCTCGCCCGGCTAAGCAGCTATCCGAAATTTCTCGATCAAATCACCGCTCTGCTGCAAGAAGGCATCGAAAAACGCTGGGTGCAGCCGCCTGGTCCGTTGGCCAGCATTCCGAAGCAAATCGGCGGACAATTGAAAGCCGACGCGACCGATAGCCCGTTGTATAAGCCGTTTCAGGAATTCCCTGAGTCGATCTCCGAGGCCGACCAAGCTCGGCTGAAGGAAGCCGGCAAAAAGGCCATCGCTCAGCAGGTTTTCCCCGCGATGCTCAAGTTCAAGGAATTTGTCGAGGACGAGTATCTGCCCAACGGAGCCGACGTGATTGGTGCCGCTGCCCTGCCCAATGGTCGCGAATATTATGCCTACAAAGCCCGTAGCTCCACGACGACCGACCTGACGCCGCAAGAGATTCACGAGATTGGTCTCAGCGAAGTGAAGCGGATTCGGGGCGAGATGGAAAAAGTGATTCGCGAGTCGGGCTTTCAGGGCGACTTCGACGACTTCGTCAAGTTTCTGAAATCAGATCCGCAGTTCTATTACACCGAAGCAGACGATCTGATGCTGGGCTATCGCGATATCGCCAAGCGTGTTGATGCTCAGCTTCCGAAGTTGTTCGTCACATTGCCTCGCTTGCCGTACGGCGTACGGACATTCCCTGACTACGAAGCCCCCAACCAGACTTCGGCCCGTTACTATCCAGGCTCGATCGAAGCCGCGCGAGCCGGTTTCTTTATGGCCAACACTTACGCGTTAGATAGCCGTCCGAAGTACGAAATGGAAGCGTTGACCCTACACGAAGCGGTTCCCGGTCATCATCTGCAAATTGCGCGTGCCCAGGAACTAACCGACCTACCACGCTTCCGCCGACATGGACACTACACCGCGTTTGTCGAAGGGTGGGCGTTGTATGCGGAATCGCTGGGGGAAGAAATGGACTTCTACCAAACCCCCTACGACAAGTTTGGCCAACTCACATTCGAGATGTGGCGAGCTTGCCGCCTGGTAGTCGATACCGGGATGCACAATATGGGCTGGAGTCGCCAGCAAGCAATCACCTTCTTCCAAGAGAATAGCGGCAAGAGCCCGCTGGAAGTCGCCGTCGAGATCGACCGCTACATCGTCTGGCCTGGTCAGGCATTGGCTTACAAAATTGGCGAACTGAAGATCAAACAGCTGCGTGCCAAGGCCGAACAAGAACTAGGCGATGACTTTGACATTCGCCAGTTCCATAACGCCCTACTCGACAACGGGGCCTTACCGCTGCCCATCTTGGAACGCGTGATCGATCGCTGGATTGCCCAGCAGAAGTCCTCCTAGAAAAATTGGGAAACCATCGTTGCATCCCACCAGATGCTGCGGTTTTTTACTAATAGGTCCTCATCCTTTGGTTTAATATCGCAGCGTTTT contains these protein-coding regions:
- a CDS encoding Glu/Leu/Phe/Val family dehydrogenase, producing the protein MNAPSQPSVFAGAISRLDKAFLYADIDAEALERLKHPKQILQVSIPVRMDDGSLRVFTGYRVRHDDTRGPTKGGLRYSPHVDLEEVKALAFWMTFKCAVMNIPYGGAKGGICVNAKELSRLELERLSRGFVEQIADFIGPETDIPAPDMYTNPMIMGWMMDEYSKINRRRTPAVITGKPIPLGGSQGRDEATGRGAYYCIKELAKKRDWDPTQIQVAIQGFGNAGQSIARLLHADGYRVVAVSDSQGGIYKADGFDVPSLIQNKNQSRRLQAVYCSGSVCEAIQAKTITNEELLQLDVDLLIPAALEEVITAHNAANIKADVIVEVANGPITSEADEILHEKKILIVPDILANAGGVTVSYFEWVQNLQGFYWPLDEVQHRLCEMMCREFAHIYDWMIEKKIDMRTAAYAVALSRIGEAISSLGTARYFSDNDS
- a CDS encoding DUF885 domain-containing protein, whose translation is MPNFSARLALLTTTIFALISPLLLGQEPAAENSASAKLHALFEEDWQWRMDNYPTWGTALGDKRGNDRWTDMSREAIDLRQKHPHELLEKLKQIDPSQLSGQDLLSYELFEYELNNELAGEKFPAELLALDQLDGPQFRLPQTAEQMPFDTVEDYENYLARLSSYPKFLDQITALLQEGIEKRWVQPPGPLASIPKQIGGQLKADATDSPLYKPFQEFPESISEADQARLKEAGKKAIAQQVFPAMLKFKEFVEDEYLPNGADVIGAAALPNGREYYAYKARSSTTTDLTPQEIHEIGLSEVKRIRGEMEKVIRESGFQGDFDDFVKFLKSDPQFYYTEADDLMLGYRDIAKRVDAQLPKLFVTLPRLPYGVRTFPDYEAPNQTSARYYPGSIEAARAGFFMANTYALDSRPKYEMEALTLHEAVPGHHLQIARAQELTDLPRFRRHGHYTAFVEGWALYAESLGEEMDFYQTPYDKFGQLTFEMWRACRLVVDTGMHNMGWSRQQAITFFQENSGKSPLEVAVEIDRYIVWPGQALAYKIGELKIKQLRAKAEQELGDDFDIRQFHNALLDNGALPLPILERVIDRWIAQQKSS